From one Dysidea avara chromosome 9, odDysAvar1.4, whole genome shotgun sequence genomic stretch:
- the LOC136266530 gene encoding uncharacterized protein, whose translation MSASAEGIHHLKIPTSDVKPTDNVLGYGSYGKVFEVEYNGKLCAGKEVHPYMIEHANKEERAKVKGIFLRDCEVWSALRHPNLVQFLGIYYPSSDESGLPVMVMEKMQETMTSLVEKRDNIPLMVKLSILHDVSQGLSYLHSCNPAIVHRDLSSSKILLTSDLDAKITDYGLAKATMIEISKTITKSLNATAFLPPEALGTNLMKYGPPIDVFSFGGMILHISSRQWPVPKASKTGMNAGGRLVLSEVDRRQQYLDMMVGASSDLKPLAISCLADDPEKRPAAIEISEVLKKMKEDCRKKTDHDGMDAVAWLAEIKPPSLSNES comes from the coding sequence ATGTCTGCTTCAGCGGAAGGGATACACCACTTGAAGATCCCTACCTCTGATGTGAAGCCTACTGACAATGTGCTAGGCTATGGCTCGTACGGGAAAGTTTTCGAAGTTGAATACAACGGAAAATTATGTGCTGGTAAAGAAGTTCACCCGTACATGATCGAACATGCCAACAAAGAAGAAAGAGCGAAAGTCAAAGGAATTTTTCTGCGTGACTGTGAAGTCTGGAGCGCATTACGTCATCCCAACTTAGTCCAGTTCTTGGGAATTTACTATCCTTCAAGTGACGAGTCCGGATTGCCTGTTATGGTGATGGAGAAGATGCAAGAGACTATGACATCACTGGTAGAGAAACGTGACAACATCCCATTAATGGTGAAGCTATCAATACTACACGATGTGTCTCAAGGGCTTAGCTACCTTCACAGTTGCAACCCTGCAATCGTACACCGTGACTTGTCTTCTAGTAAGATCCTACTGACCTCTGATCTTGATGCAAAGATTACCGATTATGGTTTGGCAAAAGCAACAATGATTGAAATCAGCAAGACAATCACTAAAAGTCTAAATGCTACTGCTTTTCTACCTCCTGAAGCACTCGGCACCAACCTGATGAAATATGGACCACCAATAGACGTATTCTCTTTTGGCGGAATGATCCTCCACATCAGCAGTCGACAGTGGCCTGTACCTAAGGCCAGTAAAACTGGTATGAATGCTGGAGGACGATTAGTACTGTCCGAGGTTGACCGACGTCAGCAATACTTAGACATGATGGTTGGAGCCTCAAGTGATTTAAAACCATTAGCGATATCATGTTTGGCAGATGATCCAGAGAAACGACCAGCTGCAATAGAAATCTCTGAAGTGCTAAAGAAGATGAAGGAAGATTGCAGGAAGAAGACCGATCATGATGGGATGGATGCTGTTGCATGGTTGGCCGAGATCAAGCCACCTTCACTATCAAATGAGTCATAG